atttaaagtcatgaggaaatttcggatccatcatagccatttCTGTCCAGATTGCAACAATTGTAGAGTAGAAtgtttgaatacttttgtcaccctgagtaaggtgaaccaaatcttgttccaggcggtataaTCGAGCCGCATTtctctgttgataaattgtctaaagaTGCTCCCACACTGCCTTAACAGTGCGAGgtggtgtgaggccaacagctaTTGACCGATCGactgaatcgagaatccaggtaataatccatccattttttatttccCACTCAACCATTTTttcggcatctgtggaagtggggatagtaacagatccatcaattagtccctaCAAACCACAACCCTTAAGGAAACTCtgaaagtggatggcccatagattgtagttggtACCATCGAAACTACATCGTGAGGCGTCTTTGTCCATAGATCTGAAGTGATGTAAACCACACCAAGGAAGTAGATACCTTGCAGCAGAAGAGTTGGTCGCAACGACAGCAATAGaacagcaacagcaacaacaacaacaatagcaaTGTAATGAAGAACAGTAACAAAACAACAATAGCGGCAGAAAGGGGTTGGGACTTGGGGTTGGGGTGTGCGGAAGAAAGGGACAGAGACTGAGGATGTGCGGATGGGCCGGGGTTGGTCGGATGGGCTAGGTGTGGTCGCAAGGATGGTCAGACGCACTTGAGGGTGGTCGACCGGAGCAGCAGAGGTGGTCGGACGGGGCTGTGTGACGTGACAGGGGCCGGATCTGTCAGGAGGTGGTGTTGGTGACGAAGGAAGTGTCGGATTAGGATCGgtatggctttgataccatgaaaatgaagagaagacaattggtttttttttgtatttgagacaaccctaaaaggttgaatatatagagatctactatcatctatacaaggtaaatgataaaaacagAATCATCTATCTATGGAAAGTAGCTATACATCATTTATCTATGAAAaattagctatacaaggcatgtggcatGTCTAACAATTACATGGtatgtttaatatttctttaatagctttttgtttcaATTCTTAGATCTCTTGtttcatgaatcttattctataaagagagtagatacCCTTCTTTGAGATCTCgaggaattcaaataagtagcctttggtttgaatcgatttaaaatcaatctagaacctagaatcCTTGTTTatgtgactgaacattgaacaatctacttcaagataagcggttctacaggctacacCAAGAGAAACGTTTTCAAGGCGAAAATGAGTAtattctatcttttgtattttggttttattgaaatagccaaaaaatctcatttgttggtttttttttagatagccagaaaatctcagtgagaggtttttgtttgtgatagccctttaaaatcataattgtatcaggttttaaggtgaccctgtaaaAACCTTGTTTATGgtaaaagccaatatcacgtggatagtgattattgggagtggagtaggtgtgactgtttgagaatagttgttgtacacactgaactactataactcttggtgttgtggtgcatttttattttttgtatttatggagaatggttgtaattttatttatgcaaaagtggtgaatttttgtaatagatagctttattttctatTGCTTGGTTTGAAATCTTGATTCTTACATTTGtccgtgaaataaggttgtcctgcctaaactttgttttgggtgtaggttgtcctacaaactaaATCGAataaatttttcaatactagtgcaattgagttTCCTAATTTATCTATTATTTCAacacttttaatttttatttggcatagtcttattcaccaaaccacacacaccccccccccccccccccctcgctaGGACTATTAAGCTCGCCCTTTTCATAAGAACATgagtaaataataggaaaaacTAGTAATcctgaaatatttcaattttCATATAAAGCATATGAATGCACATGATTTGTATCAGCTTCTTGCAATAGCACCATCCAAAGCCAAATATAAATGACAAATAATGAAGATAAAAGACGTATTGTAGAAGCCATTATGTATCAATCGGAGTGTAAAATATGGATCTAAACTCGAAAGATACAAAATTATGTAGAGTTTTTAGAGGAAACAGCTAGAAACGATGTAAAGTCTAAGTTGTAATAGTCTAAGTTGTAGTAGCATGTCTGGCATGAATTGAATAATTTACTGCTCAGTCCATTGACATGAACTACGATATAGGAAGAATAATAACTGAAAATTAGAGAAGCTACTCACGTTCTGTGCAGCTGAAGAGGTAAACCTTCTTCCCATAAAGTTCTCCCCCTTCCTCGAAAGCATGCTGAATTTTGAACAAATTCCACATGTCAGAAGCTTGTAAATAGATTTAGTACAAACACTAATGCATTAGATATGTAATTCCTGGTCCAATGCAGTTCCCTAGTTGTCGCACTCCCAAAAGGGTACAACAATTAAATCATACACCAAAAGATAATGGCATTTGAATACTTTTTCTGTTTTCTACTCGCATAATATTTCAATTTTCATATCTccccacaggaaaaaaaaaaaaaaaaacactatttcACATCtccctaaagaaaaaaaaaaaaaaaaaaaactttctcatGTTGCCTTATTGATCAGCACAGCCATGTCCAATACAGTGGCCCCCACCAATATGGGCAGTCTGGATTGACACATATGAGCCTATGTTTACGATGgacaaagaagaaaataaatatctACCTACCTTCTGCATATGCTGTTTGTCCACGGGACGCCATCTTTGATATCATGATAGCCATGGCAGCACCAGAGAGCACAAGAGGAGGAATAGACGATAGCATAACAAGGGTAAGAAGCAACCCTTGAACAAATGCTACTACAAAGCCCCCCACGAATGTTGATATCAGCTGAATGAACTTACCAACCTGCAAAGTGGGAAaacttgaaaattaaaaaaatatacaagAACAAGGGCACTCAGCAATGATATCAGCTACCCAAGTCACCACTTTTTGACATCAGTACTGAGAAATCAGATCTGATCAACTCAATGAACCAAGTAAAACGGACCATGCATCAATAGTAACCaaagaaagaatgaatgaaaataATAAACATGTTTAAGTAAGAACTTATCAACCAGCATTAACACATGAATTTGTTCTTGTTTAAGTAAACCAAAAGGGCTACCTGTCTGAGGGCCATCAAAGAGATTAACATTCAGCTTCTAGTTTCAATCCTCAAAATGCCAAAAACATAATTGGGTTGCATCTCACCTCTCTTCCTATAAGAATGCCTGGATCTTCCAAGATTGCTCTCCTTTTTTCTCCAAAACCTGCATTACATCTATCATGTTCAGTCTGTAGAAACAACTAATCAAGTAAGCTATACAAGATGTACTTGGGATAGTCCACAAATACAATCAAAACATACATACAGTCCAAAAAGGTAAATTGTCCAAAAAAGTGTTAGACTATTGTCCGAATTGTCCAAATAACTATATATTTGTTCATATATGGTTATTACTTTTTTCTTATTTGCAGTTAGAGTTTGTTGAGGGCGAGTTGACATTAAAACGATTAGTAGATGGCCCTACGTTTAAAGGCAAAATGCTATAACAAGTATTGCGTGAATGATTTTGTATTCTCTCCAAGTGAATACAAGACTACTAAGtcaacacaaaatagtggggtgtcCATGAAAGCCATCACTAAATACAGGGCAAGTGCTAAAGATAAGAATTACAAAGAAGATGAGCCTACCTATTATGGAGTAGTAAAACAAATAATCGAGTTGGATTACACTGTCTTCCGTCAAACGGTATTTTATTGTGATTGGGCCAGATTGGAAGACGAGACTAATGGATGCATTATTGATCCCGAGTCAAATTTGGTAATGGTAAATATGGAGAAATTGAAAGGACATAAGAAGGAAGGAGATGAACCATTCATACTTGCATCCCAAGCAAGTCAATTATTTTACTCCACGGATATAACAAGGCCTGGATGGTATGTTGTTTTAATGTCACCAAAAAACTTGACGAAAGACGTGGACACACTTAAAGATCCAACTATGTTTTCCTCTTTTGGGGGCAAGAATACAAATTTAGAAAATATTATAAAGGAAATTGGCTATGAGTTGTAGGCAATTTTTTTGTTATCATACTTTGTGTTGATTCATTTGACATTTTATTTGATATAAAAAATATCTTGATAAATGAATTTGAATTTGCATGATGATTTCTTCTTATATAAATTTGTGTCTATAGGCGAGCTTGGACATGTCAATAGCCGAGGAGAACATGTCAACTTCACAAGCATATGCATTAAAAAATGCAAGTAAATACAATTCCTTCATTACCTTATTATTTTGATAATttaatacatacttttaaataATATTATTTTGATACAATATAAGTTTTATATGTGTTAGGAACTTCATCATCGTCAAACAATAAGCTTGTGATCACCTTAAATGCATTTGGACAACCTGTGGGCGAACACTCACATAGGTTGGCTACAAGAAGTGGAGATCCGGTTCGCACCAATGTCTCTATTGCCATCAAGGATTGGCATGcagtgctaaaaagtaagaaagaAGAACTCTGAAAGCTCTTACAGGTAAGATACAACAAAATTTCTTATGATAGAAATTAACTATTATTCTTTTTCTGCTTCAACAAAATtcaatttcaatttttcttgtaggATAAGTTTATTATTCCTCGGTCTTACGAGGAGAAATGCTTTAAAAGCATGTTGGATATGTTTAGGAAGTACAAGACAAAACTAAGGATGCAGTACCTCGATCCACATATAGATCATGATTCTAAATTAAACAACCGTCCACCAAGAGTTAGGCCTGAAGATTGGAAAATGTTCATTGAACATAATTCGGATCCCAAAACTgtagaacaaaagaaaaaaaaaatgccaagGATTGGAAAAACGTAAAAATTTACCATACGAGTGGCAAGCATGACCACGCGAGAATCGAGGAAAAAATGGTAAGTATTGATAGTTATATGTAACTTAAATTTTTTAGTGGCTTTGTGTTCTTAATAACTAACAATGTGAAATTCATCCAAATATAGAAACACCGAAAGAAAGATGGAGATACCTCGATTAGTAGGACTGAAGTATGGATTAAAGCCCATACAAGAAATGATGGTTCTATTCACAGTTATGCGTCTTCACATGTAGTAACCTCGTTGTCTTAAGCTTAAGTTTATACAATTTAAATTCAGTGTCAATATATTACTAATGTAATTGTATAATATTGCagaaaaaagtcaaaaagatacTTTCTGGCAAAGGAAGTAATTCCCACGACATCCTCAACGATCCATTGACTCAAGTGTTTGGTCCTGATACAAGGGGTCGTGTTCGAGGTGTTGAGACCACCATTTCTCAATCACAAATCAGGGGGTCCGCCGCAACTCTTGAAAAAATCTCTGTATAAAGGAAAAGTAGAAGAGCAATCGTCCACAATTTAAGAGCAATTGTCCATAATTCAAGGGCTATCGTCTAAAATAGATTTTCTCGCGCGCGAAATTGGGGATATCAAAGAGATGATTCAGGTCAATTTTCATTGAAATccttctttttaaaatttaaatagtaATAATTTTTCTTCAATTATCGTATATAACACATGGTGTAGAACTTTATTACAGTAGCAGCGCATGGATTCGATTCAACCGAAGAATCTACAATCGACTGGTGGACCTTCAGTTAGGAATCATTAACGTGTAGAGAGAATGCAGTCATGCAAGTTGCACTCTTGGCGTAAAGAGCTCGTTGCTCAAGGGCGAGTTATTTTGACAGATGGGCCCCAAATGATTCATGGCAAACCTCTTTGGGAAGATTTTTACAAGGTTGTCATTGATATCATTATCAAAGGAGACGCTGAATTGTCCGAGCCACACGAATAGTAAAGTAATGATGTCATACAACAaatgagccaattccaatttcaccTAAAGTCGAATGATATCTGTCTAGCTCGGGCAATTCGACGTCTCCTTTGATAATGATATCAATGGCAACCTTGTAAAAATCTTCCCGAAGAGGTTTGCCATGAATCATTTGAGGCCCATCTGCCAAAATAATTCGCCCTTGAGCAACGAGCTCTTTACTCCAAGAGTACAACTTGCATGGCCACATTCTCTCTGCACATTGATGATTCCTAACTGAAGGTCCACCAGTCGATTGCAGATTCTCCGGTTGAACCGAATCCATGCGATGCTACTGTAATAAAGTTCCACACCATGTGTTATAAACGATAATTGAAGAAAAATATTactatttaaaattaaaaaagaaggaTTTCAATGAAAATTGACCTGAATCATCTCTTTGATACCCCCAATTTCGCGCGTAAGAAAATCCATTTTAGATGATAGCTCTTGAATTATGGACGATTGCTCTTGAATTGTGGACGATTGCTCTTCTACTTCTCCTTTATACAAAGAGATATTTTCAAGAGCTGCAGCAGACCCCCTGATCTGTGATTGAGAAATGGTGGTCCCAACACCTCAAACACGACCCCTTCTATCAGAACCAAACACTTGAGTCAATGGATCGTTGAGGATGTCGTAGGAATTACTTCCTTCGCCAGAAAGTAACTCTTTGACTTTTTCCTGCAATATTATACACATAAGTAATATATTGACACTGAATTTGAATTCTATAAACTTAAGTTTAAGACAACGAGGTTACCACATGTGAAGACGAATTACTGTGAATAGAACCATCTTTTCTTGTATGGGTTTTAATCCATACTTCAGTCCTAGTAATCGAGGTGTCTCCATCTTTCTTTTGGCGTTTCTATATTTGGATGAATTTCACATTGTTAGTTATTAAGAACACAAAGCCACTAAAAAAATTTAAGTTACATATAACTATCAATACTTACCATTTCTTCCTCGATTCTCGTGTGGCCATGCATGCTACTCGTATGGTAAACTTTTAGATTTTTCCTATTCTCagcattttttttcctttgttctaCAGTTTTGGGATTCGAAGTATGTTCAATGAACATTTCCTACTCTTGGCGGACGGTTGTTTAATTTAGAATCATGATTTGTATGGGGATCAAGGTACCGCATCCTCAATTTTGTCTTGTACTTCCTGAACACATCCAACATGCTTTTAAAGCATTTCTCCTAGTAAGACTGAGGAATAACAAACTTGTCCTACAAGAAAATTTGAGATTGAATTTAGttgaagcaaaaaaagaaaaatagttaATTTATATCATAAGAAATTTTGTTGTATCTTACCTACAAGAGCTTTCAAAGTTCTTCTTGCTTACTCTTTGGCACTGCACGCCCATCCTTGATGGCAATAGAGACATGGGTGTGAACCAGATCTCCACTTCTTGTAGCCAACCTATGTGAGTGTTCGCCCACAGGTTGTCCAAATGCATTTAAGGCAATCACAAGCTTATTTTTTGACGACGATGAAGTTCCTAACACAAAACTCATATTGTATCAAAATAATATTATTTAAAACTATGTAtgaaattatcacaataataAGGTAATGAAGGAATTGTATTTACCTGCATTTTTTGATGTGTATGCTTGTAAAGTTGACATGTTCTCCTCAGCTATTGACATGTCCAAGCTCGCCTATAGACACAAATTTATATAAGAAGAAATCATCATGCAAATACAAATTCATTTATCAAGATATTTTTTACATCAGATAAAATGTCAAATGAATCAACACAAAGTATGATAACAAAAAAATTACCTACAACTCATACCTAATATCCTTTATAATACTTTCTAAATTTGTATTCTCACCACCAGAAGAGGAAAACATAGTCGGATCTTCAAGTGTGTCCACGTCTTTCGTCAATCTGTTTGAAGAcattaaaacaacaaaccatCCAGGCCTTGTTTGATCCCTAGAGTAGAAGACTTGCTTGGGATGCAAGTATGAATGGTTCATCTCCTTCCTTCTcatatcctttcaatttctccatATTTACCATTACCAAATTTGACTTAGGATCAACAATGCATCCATTGGTCTTATCTTCCACTCTGACCCAATCACAATAAAATACCATATGAAGGAAGACAGTATAATCCAACTCGATCATCTGTTTTACTACTCCATAATAGGTAGCCTCATCTTCTTTGTAATTCTTATCTTTAGCACTTGCCCTGTATTTAGTGATGGCTTTCGTGGACACCCCGCTATTTTGTGTTGACTTAGTAGTCTCGTATTCACTTGGAGAGAATACAAAACCATTCACGCGATACTTGTTATAACATTTTGCCTTAAACGTAGGGCCATCTACTAATCGTTTCAATGTCAACTCGCCTTCAACAAACTCCAAGTGCAAATAAGAAAAAAGTAATAACTATATATGAACAAATATATCACTCAATGTTTTAAAATTAAATGAATAATTAGAAAAATACCTCCTTTCGTAACCAATTGATGAAATCATGTTCATTGTTCTTCGACACACTGCCCTTTCTTCTTTGCCCCTTTGATGTGGTCAGTACTAAATATATTTCATACTTCCTATATGAAATATATGGAAGTATTTATCTAGTTACCACACGTGATTCGATATTTTAGAAATTTATCTACTTACCTTTGCCATTCATAAATTACATTGTATCAATGTAGAACCCATCTACGTACTTGTTGATGTTGTATGTTAGTTAAGTATATATTCTTGCCATTATCCAAAGGCCTTTCATCACACACGCCATCCTCGTCCAGGAACGTTTGACGTGTATGCTTGTGACTTCCTCTCTCACCGTTTGACATGTACTCCATACAatataaaatagatttttctacAATGTAACGCTCTGCAATATACCTTTCAGGATGTGTTGTATTCTTTACGTATCCTTTATAAATCTTCATTAACCTGATGGAGGCATCCAATTAATAATATATTGTTAATATATGACGACGATGAAGTCTAAATGAATCGCATCAAGGTTAGATATTTACCGTTTAAAAGAATACATCCACCAAAATCTAACTGGACCGCAACCTAATGCTTCGTCAGCTAGATGAACCATAAGGTGAAAGCTAATGACAAAGAATGGAGGAGGAAAAAACTTCTCCAAAACACACATTGCACAACAACACGTTGTTTGATGGCAATGATATTATCTGCGCTAATTGTCTTCAAGCACAGGACATTAAAGAAGTAACAAATGTGTTGAACAGTAGTTCGCAAAGTTTTATACTGTGAGAAAGCATGTTGTAGCAACACAGGTAGTTACTAACACATAATGACGTGATAATCATGCGACTTTAGTCCCTTTATCTCGAGAGTCTGTAAGTTCACAAGATGTTTAAATCTGGAACTATACCCTGTTAGAAACTTCAAGTCGTGCAATGTTTGACAAAACAATTCTTTCTCCTTGCGACTTAAAGTAAATGGTGCCTTTGGTTTAATAGTTTTGTCATCCGCTTCTTTCAGTCACAAGTCTTTCATTATGTTCATTCTTTTCAAATCTTCGCGTGCACTTACATCATCCTTAGTTTTATCTTTGACTTCTAGAATCGTCGACAGAAAATGGTCACCAACATTCTTTACAACATGCATTACATCCAAGTTATGGCAAACTGGTAACTCCTAGCAAAACACAATTATGATGGAATGTTAAGTTTTTATTCGCTGATATACATGTAAATGAAAGTAACAAGTTAAGGAAATCACCTTCCAATATGGCAGGTCGAATAGGATCGATCTTTTGTACCAAGCAGTTATATTCCCAATCAAATCATCACCATaattttttcatttcttcccCTTTGATTTACCGACATCCATCTGAATACCGATTACCTTCGCTTCAACCTCTGAACCACTTAACCGGTGAGAAGGTCTTCCTTCTTCTACTTTATTATTGAATGCCACTTTTGGGGTCCTAAAAACATGATTAATGGGAAGAAATCTTCAATGGCCCTGATAGTACTTCTTGCCACTCTTCAGCCGTTCAACGAGG
This region of Magnolia sinica isolate HGM2019 chromosome 1, MsV1, whole genome shotgun sequence genomic DNA includes:
- the LOC131246310 gene encoding ABC transporter B family member 4-like encodes the protein MDFLTREIGGIKEMIQHRMDSVQPENLQSTGGPSVRNHQCAERMWPCKLYSWSKELVAQGRIILADGPQMIHGKPLREDFYKVAIDIIIKGDVELPELDRYHSTLGFGEKRRAILEDPGILIGREVGKFIQLISTFVGGFVVAFVQGLLLTLVMLSSIPPLVLSGAAMAIMISKMASRGQTAYAEACFRGRGRTLWEEGLPLQLHRTSIGFLQK